From Dermochelys coriacea isolate rDerCor1 chromosome 15, rDerCor1.pri.v4, whole genome shotgun sequence, a single genomic window includes:
- the LOC119843972 gene encoding leukemia inhibitory factor-like has product MLWNVETLGFLLAVTQGLFIQCLAHVNSSTAPCRGCHWNSLGKITAKTRQMEKEAKQLFRSYLTHQGLLPPDLRQLCNEAVQWFPTENIRDQPKIVMLQELYRTLEHMKDALENIGKQQQVLSTPGAALLGKLQSTQWSVRGLLSNTGCALCLKGVSPNSRGTPERPVATNAFQQKTDGCKVLWNYSKFLEKLVRGSGENAPQALRDQRKRRKGIKRKEASSHS; this is encoded by the exons ATGCTGTGGAACGTGGAGACCCTGGGCTTTCTTCTAG CAGTGACTCAGGGTCTCTTCATCCAATGCCTGGCACATGTAAACTCCAGCACTGCCCCCTGCCGAGGGTGTCATTGGAATTCCCTGGGCAAAATCACAGCAAAGACAAGACAGATGGAAAAGGAAGCCAAGCAGCTGTTCAGATCCTAT ttGACTCACCAGGGCTTGCTTCCACCCGACCTTCGCCAACTCTGCAATGAGGCTGTACAGTGGTTTCCCACAGAGAATATAAGAGACCAGCCAAAGATTGTCATGCTGCAGGAGCTATACCGGACTCTGGAGCACATGAAGGATGCCCTTGAGAACATcgggaagcagcagcaggtgctgagcaccccaggTGCTGCATTACTCGGCAAACTCCAAAGCACCCAGTGGTCGGTGAGAGGACTCCTCTCCAACACCGGCTGCGCCCTCTGTCTCAAGGGAGTCTCGCCCAACTCCAGGGGCACCCCAGAGAGACCTGTAGCCACTAACGCTTTCCAGCAAAAGACTGATGGATGCAAAGTGCTCTGGAACTACAGCAAGTTCCTGGAGAAACTGGTCAGGGGCTCAGGGGAGAATGCGCCGCAGGCACTCAGAGATCAAAGGAAAAGACGGAAAGGCATAAAAAGAAAGGAGGCCTCCTCACACTCCTGA